One Mycolicibacterium pulveris genomic region harbors:
- a CDS encoding HNH endonuclease — protein MKVQRPCLDCGRLTDASRCTTCRRARKRATYGHRDYRSLGRPSGPCQLRLPGCTGRASTWDHIVAVSKGGGHGRGNVRPACAHCNSSRGNR, from the coding sequence ATGAAGGTCCAGCGCCCGTGCCTCGACTGCGGACGACTGACAGACGCCAGCCGCTGCACAACCTGTCGACGCGCCCGCAAACGCGCCACGTATGGGCATCGCGACTATCGGTCGTTGGGTCGCCCATCGGGTCCGTGTCAACTGCGACTACCGGGATGCACCGGACGGGCGAGCACATGGGATCACATCGTGGCGGTGTCCAAGGGTGGCGGGCATGGCCGGGGCAACGTGCGTCCCGCCTGTGCCCATTGCAACAGCAGCCGCGGAAACCGCTGA